In Rhipicephalus sanguineus isolate Rsan-2018 chromosome 1, BIME_Rsan_1.4, whole genome shotgun sequence, the DNA window TGAAACCAGAAAGCATCACAGCAACGTTATCCACATGCCCAGTTTCGGTTCCGCACAGAAGAGTAGTAAAACAGGGACACAAAAGTGGTTACCTTTGCCAAAGCCTTGAGAGCGCGGCAGGCATCTCGCCGGTCTTCCAAAAGCGTCGACGTCTGAACTCTGTTGACTAGGCGCTCAACCTACAAGAAATATTTGACATTGCAATCTGAGTTTCGGTTTGTGACGTAGCATTTTGTCGAACAACAAATATGTTTTTCATCACCGTACATTGAAGCAGTCTTGCAGATGTTAATTCCTTATATTTACCGCAGCATTTAAAACGATTCTCCTTCTGAATCAAAGATTCTATCAGCTGTGAAGATAAAAATAAGTTCGGTGAAGAACGAATGTCTCATATCGTGTAAACGCGAACTCGGCGGCAGTCACTGTCTGCGCTGGCTGAGTTGCACGCATGCTAAAATGATACATTTAGTAgcaaagcaaaaataaaacaaaaacgaagCTCACATAACGCAGCCACTACTTTCAGTTTAACAGAAATATTGTAAACACTGACACGAGCAAGACCCACGAGCACGCAAAGCCGGGAGCGTGGGCACGACACCTCAAGGGAACCACGCTAATTAAAAGGAGCTGCCATGCTTCCTGACGAACGCTTTGACAGCTGTAAAATAGTTACAGTACCGTTTCTGCCCCGGTTGGAGCATGAGCACCGGGCTGTCCGCCGAGAACAGTTTTCAATCCCGACTTGAACAGCTCCATCTTGCACCTATGGCGTGGCGCAGACGACTTCCGGCACACACTGCGCTCCCTCACGGATTGCTTTTCGATTTCGGTTTTTGTTTTAATGTAGTACGCACGCTGTACATTAAAACGTGCTAAACAAAAGACTGATATGAAATTGGTATTGATATATCCTCTGCACATGCCGTTTCTAGTCTTATAATTCCGATTGCTGATGTTGTTCTTTCTTTACTCTTTTACTGAATTTTTTTCCTCTGTCCTTGGTCGCCTTGGTTACGCCGCTTTGTCGCCACTCCGCCACTCTCCGCTTCTCTCTCAAATCTCAAATCGCGCGAGATACGCACGCACTCCAAAACTTGCTGGTGGGACTGTCGCGGAGTTCGTCTGTACGGCCCAGTCGCATCAGCCGCAAGTTGGAGGGCATTGCTGTGTAATCAGAATGAAGTTCGAATTGTTCTTACGGACTTTGCAGTTCTGCCTATGTATCGCTGTTGCGTTTTGCGGCGCGGACACAAGTGAAAGTATCCTCTCTCTGAACGGAGATGGCGAGAGCGCGTACCCCATCGTTATGTGGCACGGCCTGGGCGATTCCTGCTGCAATCCTCTGAGCTTGGGCGGATTCAAGAATTTCCTCGAACAGTCGATCCCCGGCGTGTATGTGAACTCGTTGCGGATCGGCACCAACATGATCAGCGAAATCGGTAACAGCTACTTCATGAACATCAACGAACAGGTCGAGGAGGCTTGCAAGATCATCGCGAACGACTCGAAACTTTCCGGGGGATACAACGGGCTCGGCTTTTCCCAGGGCGGCCAGTTCCTAAGGGCACTGGCGCAAAGGTGTCCCGAGCCGCCCATGCGGAACCTCGTCTCTCTCGGAGGGCAGCACCAGGGCGTCTTCGGGCTTCCGAGGTGTCCCGGAGAGAGTTCGGAGCTCTGCGAGTACGCCAGGAAGCTTCTGAACCTGGGCGCCTACTGGGACGTCGTTCAAGACCACCTGGTCCCTGCTCAGTACTGGCAGGACCCGTTCGACCGACAAACGTACATTGCCAAGAGTCTCTTCCTCGCTGACATCAACAACGAGCGCGTCAAGAATGAGACGTATAAGGACAACCTGCTCAAGTTGAAAAATCTCGTGCTCGTCATGTTTGAGAATGACACGGTGGTTGATCCCAAGGCAACCAGCTGGTTCGGCTACTACGCCGAGCGCGACGACAAGACGATAGTGCCTCTGCAAAACCAGAAGATCTACACGGAGGACTGGATTGGCCTCAAGGAGCTTGATCAAAGCGGCAGACTTCACTTCTTGTCCACGCTTGGCGACCACCTTCAGTTCAAGGAAGAGTGGTTCACAGAGAACATAATTAAGCAATACTTGCTGTGAGCTTGgacttattttttctctctctcatctcGCGATACGTCAAGCGACACCTTATGACAGTTATTTTAGGTGTTGGAGTGAACGTTTGCTTCGCATCAGGGCATACTTAAATCCTACTGAACTGCAGTGGAAAATAAAGTTatggtttttatttatttacttttcccGTACGTGTAATTGTCACGTGTTTGATCGACACACGGCGCTgaacgcagtgattccactcctgcgccaactgcggcaaattgtatttactgcgccatccagataatatcgacggaaattgcgccaaagtgcgccagaGTTTCGGGTTTGAGGGCGTGcatcaccggcagtcgcaccaccggcgcgtcaaaacatgtttggcttgatcttggggcccatagcataggcggagagtacgggggggggggggggctgaggggctcgcctccccccccccccccccggaccgCTTCATGGGGGGCGCAGCttccctggcgccggcccaggatattttttaagagcttggcttaggtcccctaGCCATTGACAATGGACTTTTGGctgtcctgtctggcagctaattcacagggggctgtttatgcccactttttttttttcatttcagtatTTTAAAATTCGGATCATGGTCCATTGACAAGACAAACATTCACTgcaaaatgcccctcaaacgaatTTGTATGTGCAGTATAGTGTTGATGACCAACTGAAGGGATCATTTAAGCAATGACAAGTTAAAAAGTCTTGAACCACGTAGCGATCGAGAAAAGACggcacgcatttttttttatttatcagcacAGGGTTTTACTACCAGATCGGTGACCGAAGAGCAGCTCAAATaatcgtccagaaaacaacctttggtGGAAGAAGTAACCCCAGCTTCGGACAAGGTGTAATGGTAGTAAATTGTCCTTGCTATACcttctgagaaatatttttggtcaTGAATTCAGTGGCATAGTTAAAGCTTCCTGTGTCAgcattagcctactctctcctgtttggtgcatgttttaacaaagtatagcatgtcaataaaaaaaattcgggagatcccatgcattgtgggaatcgattttatgcgacgcagtcagcgagtagcagcctatgcggccTTCTTCgctatgagccaagcgttacgaggtcgatcgatgtctatgtgtaaattgaaaaatatatCTGGAGCCTCCACTAGAGATCTTCATAATGACATCTCAGTGTCGGCACTTAAGCGACTAGTtatattaaattctttaatttgaaAGTCGGTCTCTATCTCTATACCGGCTGAACTTGgaccaagattaaaaaaaaaaaaaaagggctctaggaaagttctacctgttgtatattaacggtagtcgtgtgtacatacaacctgtattttttttcatgactaagcgcTAATTAATTAATCAGCTTTAATTAGACAACCTTGTTATTCTTGCTCGAAGCGGTAATATATTAACTTACACCTCACCTCAAATAACCCcggaatcaagcatttatttttgctgaaatctgcctggtttgatttttccgagaaaaaaacaaaagtgcgcgaaacacgccaaatatgaaatagacgcgcgCTCGAGCGGCGCTTTAGTTGATACACGGCTGTATTCGTTCACCACTGCATTGTACAGAGCTTCACGCTCGACGATGGACGCGTCCGCAGCATATTTTGATGCGCgtccatcaaatagcgtgaaaccctgtacaatgaacgaacgcagccgtgtatcaatcaaaGAACGCTTTGGAACGGTTGAGTAGCGGTGCGTGAGTGCGCGTCTATTTCATATCTGGCGTGTTTCacttgcttttattttttctcgTTAAAATCAACCCggcagatttcagcaaaaaataaattctTGATTCTGGGATTATTTGAGGTGAGGTAGaacataaagttaatattttTCCCATTCTAGCAAGAATAAAAGGGTTGGATAATTAAATCTAATTAATTAATCAGCACTTAGTCATGAAAAAATTACAtgtatgtacacacgactaccgctaatatacaacaggtagaactttcccAGAGCGCATGGTTTTTTAAAGTCTTGGTCCAACTTAGCTGGGATGCCCCCGCCCCTtccgggaaaatgaaaactctccgcctatgttgGGGCCGACAAAGTCTCAACGCGGACCAAAAATTATTACGCTGCACTGTGTTCCGCTGAAGAAACAACTCTCGCGCGTGCGTCctgagtaagccacgatgccctgcacggtgccgacgcagcctCTGTTATGCAAGTCGGCTCGaggcaaaacgcgctctctgcagaggctcgCGATACTCGCGACGTCTAGTGCTGCGGCGCTTCATCGGCAGACGTCATCTGTTCCAGAATCGCTGCTGATTGCCTGTTCAAGCGTCGCACGTCACGTAATTAAACCAATGTTtggtaataactacacgcgtgccgccaCAATGCTCGTCATTTCTGATTCTAGACGTCGCGGAATGGAATCTGGGAacgctagcaatagatatatgaAACAGTATCAATTTTTCTATGCTTCGCCCATCCATGAAAGAGCACGTGTTGACAGTTttcctcaaatatactttatccatggatcttcatcaaGAAGAGCTTTTTCTTAATTCCTTCCACCAGTACATCCTGGTTTGTTATCGCTCTtgcccctaaaaggccctgcacTTTCGAGCTCGTGAGCGCTAGGGGTGGCTTTGGCTAGGGTCCCAATTCGAatatttgcttgcttttttaacaatatcatcccattaataaaaacatgcctCCTGGTCAGAACAGCTGCAGTtctgttttaatatgcgcagctgtatACGTATCGGGCCtgtcgctgacggccctggcgAGGCCCACTGTGAaacggctacgccatgttacacgtccgccacCCCCCGCTTTCCAGGGTCATGAGGAGACGATTTAAAAAATCGCAGTTTCGCTTAACTAGTTCATGCACAGAACTGcatttttggcaggaaacagagtttcatgcaaaaaaacggtgaattctttctgagaaaattattttcgcacaagcaaaaaaaaattggcacctTCAGTTCAAAAGATATGAGGTGGTCACCTCAGCTGATCACCATGCAGTAAGGGCCTGCCAGTCAGTTTTGCTAGAAGGTTGCAAAACAGACACATCGTCAaagtgacgtcgtcatgacgtcactttGACATCATGACGACGTCGACATCgtcactttgcactgcctccgtgatcggtgcgccgatcatggaagcagtgcaaatccaggtgaggtgcagaaagcttgcaatgcctctgatcctggaggcggtgcaaaaccacgttaggtgcagaaagctttcagaggaacgtggggcaggatcaatacatatagagggagaaaaaaaagaagaacaagatggttttcgccttcgataccttcgagtcgtcttagctgaATGTGAGTCACTAGGGGGTtttcggcaggggcgtagccagaaattttttttttttttttttgggggggggggttcaaccatactttatgtacgttcgtgcgtgcgtttgcatgtgtgcgtgcatatatacgcaagcaaaactgaaaaatttcgggggggggggggggtgtttgaaccccccccccccccacccaccccttggctacgcccctggttttcgGCGTACAAACGGAAAtgtcctagccatatacagcttcgctgtgaaaggAAAACGACGTTTGTTAAATCATGTAGTCCACTATTGAACGCACTTTCTGACACTTCCGCGGAAGCTCGACTTCAAGCGtatctccatcttccaggcaacccggTGCATGCACAGATGATAGTCTGGAAGCGCTGCGAGAATGCTTACCACAGCACAGAGAGGCCTCAGAAAGAT includes these proteins:
- the LOC119399865 gene encoding palmitoyl-protein thioesterase 1, whose amino-acid sequence is MKFELFLRTLQFCLCIAVAFCGADTSESILSLNGDGESAYPIVMWHGLGDSCCNPLSLGGFKNFLEQSIPGVYVNSLRIGTNMISEIGNSYFMNINEQVEEACKIIANDSKLSGGYNGLGFSQGGQFLRALAQRCPEPPMRNLVSLGGQHQGVFGLPRCPGESSELCEYARKLLNLGAYWDVVQDHLVPAQYWQDPFDRQTYIAKSLFLADINNERVKNETYKDNLLKLKNLVLVMFENDTVVDPKATSWFGYYAERDDKTIVPLQNQKIYTEDWIGLKELDQSGRLHFLSTLGDHLQFKEEWFTENIIKQYLL